Within the Paramormyrops kingsleyae isolate MSU_618 chromosome 2, PKINGS_0.4, whole genome shotgun sequence genome, the region CAACTATTTGAGGAAACATAGTATACATGGACAAGCAATTTAACCCAGACATATTATGCTACAACACAGTCTACTCGTCATGGATTAAAGATTTATTTTGAATCCTACCTTCTCttggttttcagaataacttttgATATTATGCAATTACGGGcaagtgtgtgtgagagacagaCAGCAAACACTGGGATTACTGACCCTGTGAGCTGGGAAGCCATCCAGCAGCAACTCAGCTGTGGGCACCTGTCGTGTCCCCAACTTATCTTTCAGCCGCTGCACCTCAATGCCCTTCAGTTCCCCCTTCTCATCCCGCAGTGTTGCAAAAAACAGAGAAAGCCCTCTGCTGCCCTGGAAGAGAAGCATTTCATAGCCTCAAATAACCATTTTTATTcatgtgtaataataataaagaataacCAGGGTTgggaaagttacttttaaaatgtactgCATTACAGATTACTGAATACATGCTCTAAAGTGTCATTTGGAACATATTCTGTAAGATTACTACAAGTTAGGTACCGTGATCTAAATGTTTAGGATTACTTTCCAAACTTGAACATAAATATAATGGATATGGAAGAGAAATAAATTCATTCAATTTCTTGGTTAATTTCAAATTTATGTTACATTCAAATGCTTGTACTTTATTTCAactgaaaactgaaaaacagtTAACATGTAACTGCACAATAATTTGAAGGGCATCAATCATTTAAATTAGGGATGGGCCAATCCACATTTCCTGAGTTCCAAATCCGATTCCCATACACAACTACCAATACCGATAGATTCCAATACAACAGCTCTttttacattaatattttaagatggtaaatacactatattgctGAAAGTATTGAgtcacctgcctttacacacacatgaactttaatgacatcccattcttaatatatagcctttaatatggagttggcccaccctttgcagctataacagcttcaactcttctgggaaggctgtccacaaggtttaggagtatGTTTATGGAAATTTGTGACCATTCTGCCAGGAGAGCATTTATGAGGTTGGaggagaaggcctggcttgcagtaTCCCCTCTAATTCATcgcaaaggtgttctatcgggcTTAGGTCAGGGCTCtctgcaggccagtcaagttcctccacatcaAACTCGCTTATCCATGTCCTTAttgaccttgctttgtgcactggtgcgcagtcatgttggaacaggaaggggccatcgccaaactgttcccacaaagttgggagcatgaaattgtccaaaatggcttcacatgctgcagcattaagaggtcctttcactggaactaaggggccaagcacaacccctgaaaaacaaccccacaccataatcacCCCTCCaacaaactttacacttggcacaatgcagtcaggcaagtaccgttctcttagcaaccaccaaacccagacttgtccatcggattgccagacagagaagtgtgcgagacagagtccagtggcggtgtgctttacaccactgctagcagcacagaggctataTCGGGTCCCATGTCCCACTCTTACTAGTGTGAGGAAGTAATTAAAAGGCCAattaggatgttgggttacatctctaggtgtgtggagtttaagtcaagggaggtgatgctaagattatacaattccttggtaagaccccacctagaatattgtgtgcaggtttggtcaccataccttaaaaagtacatttctaccttggaaagggttcaaagtagggctacaagaatgattcctggtctccCAGGTTAGAGGACcagaatctgttcagcctcaagcaaaggagactaagggggaacATGATCCAAGTATAATAGATCTGGAtactgttcagccaaatggctacttcaatagtAGTTtaaagtttggaggtctgtagctaatGACTCTGCATACAGTTGGcaacttctgcacactgtgcgcctcagcatgtgttgtccccgctctgtgattttacgtggtcTACcactgagttgctgttgttcccaaatACTTCCACtatgttataataccactaacagttgaccgtggaatatttagtagcaaggaaatttcacaaatggacttattgcacaggtggcatcctatcacggtagaACAACTGAATTCCCTGAgttcctgagagtgacccattctttcaaaaatgtttgtagaagtagtctgcatgcctaggtgcttgattttataaaCCTATGGCTATGGTAGCAATTGACACACCTGATTTGGAGGgttgtcccaatacttttgccaatatagtgtctgtgtgtgtgtatgtgtgtatatggaACTCACATAGCATTGTAATGTTCCTATTTGTTTGAATGTGAAATATTAATGGAATTTCCACAAATTAACAGCATTATGTTGTGCAGGATTGGTCACTTCCGTTATTTAATCTCTTTGGTAAGTTAGTGCTTTTTTTCCCAACACTAGGGGCATGGATGACATCCCTAAATAAACTATGTGATACATACTGAATATCACAAATTTAGTGTTAAAAAATGTACCAAGTGAAACAAACTAATCTCTTGAGTGATCTACATATTTTTGAAAGGTAACTGTATATTGACTTTGTCAGTCTATATGTTAACTGCAATGGAATACAATTACTCATATTTTGTGACACCATCACATGTATTTTGTTACTTCAAAACACTGCAAATAACATTAGTTTTAATAGCAACAGGGTGACATATcttaatatgatatgctttacacaataaaatatataacttgatatttttatgaattttaCTATATTTATAACAATACTATATGTTCCTAGGCCTTACTTTATGGTACAATCACATGACTCTAGCTATGACAGAACTATGTAATTTGGATTTTGCTCATTTCTGGAACTGCAAAACTTAAACTGCAAATATTTAATTGCTCCTGATACTCAGTTAATttagaattttaaaatatattattattacgaTTATTGGTGCTTTTTAGAAGAAAGCATCGCTAAGTAATATCTCGCATTTTAGCTCTATATAAAAAGTTATGTTTGAGTTTTGTGGAGTATAGAATTAgagattttataaaaaaaaactagaaaaaTGCATGCAGTTTGCAACCTTATGTATTCAAACAGCATGAACCAGTTGCTTAAAAACTATGCATACTGTTGCCATATGAGTGTTATGTGGCGATGAATGACATGTGATGCACACTGACCTGTAGTGTGTGTCCCTCTGGGTCCGCCACTCTTGCGAGAGTGAGTGTCATGTTGGCATCAGTCGCTGAGGTGAACCATTTGTACCCATAAAGCTTGTAGGTCCCATCTGCTTGTTTATGAGCAATAGTCTCTGTCCCGCTACCTAAGGAAGGAAACATAAGTACTGCAGCTATAGCAAATCTGCAATTAGTTCCACCAAACACAGTTTAAAACTTGTGTTTGTCCCATCAGAATTTCAGCACTGAAAACTAACATGACACCCAATTCGTATTTAacagcactggaaaaaaaacagattgcTGGATGATCGTACCCACATCCGAGCCACCCTTCCGCTCCGTCATCCACTGGCCGGACGTCCAGAACTGCTGAGGGTCACGAGAGGTCAAACGCTGAAATGCATTCTCTGTGATTTCAGTCATCCCTAGGGACTACAGAACAAAATATACAGTAAGACCCAGTGACATAGAAGTCATAACACCAGAAAAGTCAATGGACAAGCACCGTTACAGACGGTCACCTCAATCACTTTGGCTGCACCATCCGTCATCGCCAGTGGACAGGTATACAGTCCCGCCGAAGGAGAGTATAGGTATATTTTGGACATTTGATAAACACGACTGTAAAATACACCACATAATCATTTtataacaaaatacaaagtaTTAACAGAATTACAAGCTACATGAAAGCAGAACTTTATTATGAAGTTGGTTTTACTACATTAATCGGATTGATTTGGTTGATCCATGATAATACCTCCACTCTCCATGTACCCTCTCATATCCTGCAGCTATAAGGCCCTCCTGGGCAGAGATCTCCTTCATGCGGTTCCAGGCGGGGCAGGTGAAAATCCGGTCCACTCGATGGCCCCATGCATCATACTGCTGAAGATGGGGTGGATTCTTTTCACATTGACGGCCAAGAGCATCAACTTCACTCACCAGCCTTTCTCCAAACCTAGCCAAGTCAGCTTTGATTGCATCCTTTACCTGAAGTGCACAAAGGTAAAGTGGTTTGAAATCATTGTTCCTGCTCCTTCAGCTCAGATAAATTCCCACAGCCTACAAAAATTAATCTCAGTTCAACTTTAGTTTGCCAACTCCTTGAGGTTTTCTCTTATTGTTACGCTGACTCAAAATAGTGCTGGCACATCTCCTTGGTGCTGTGTATATTTACAGTAGGTTATTGGGAAATGataatcacattttaaatcctggttACTGATTCGGGACAGACCTCAAATGGCAGGTTTCTTTTTAGGTACTTTTGCAGCAAAGCGTCTTCATAAAAAGGGTTACTGATCTGCGGTCTCTCCTGGAAGAAGCTGCCGATGGAGGACCTGAAGAAGATTGGCTGTTCTGCCGCTTCCCTATGCACTTCGAATGTCCTTGGCCGTCCCCGGACGCTGAACGCTGTGCTGCTACCAGAAAGGAGACGGCCACGTCCCGGGGAAGGTCGCAAACTGCGACCGACCCGCGGCAAGCTCGCAACGTAGGCTGCCATCAGGAGAGGTTACGATCAATTTAACCAGCTCACAAATTCTGCTCTGTAAAATTGAgaggataaataaataataaacacacaTGTTCTTCCGCCGCACCTTGGAATGAAAATATATGAAGTAGGTCAAAAGTCATCACGGAATGAAACACCATAATAGGTCTCTCGAGTCACACAACAGTCAACACACTGCAGGAAGCTTGTGGAAAATTCAGTATGAAATtaaaattcatatttttaaatataaggAGTACTTTAAAAATCCTTAACTTGTTTTTATAACCTCACGCTATTCTTCCAGTATGTTTGGATTTCTAATTGCATTGCGTGAGACATATATTAAAATGCTACAACAACGCATAATCGCATGCATTTAGTAAATCGTTTTTACGATTTACTAAATGCATGCGATTATGCGTCGTTgtaattacattattattttacaaCTTTATACGCTTTACCTCCCTACCGTTAAAACCTCTCTTTTGCCACCTTCCTGCAACAAGGCATAGAGAGCAAAAACAAGGGTTAGGAAAGCGGTATTTCCGGTAATGCACATGGGAaggtttcaaaataaaagcgtCTCAGTAGGCAACAACATTTTTATGAACTAAGCATTTCATGAAAGCGGACCCCATGGATTGACAACCATGTCGCAACTACGTTTGATCTAAATCATTACAGGTGTCATAGAATGAAAACTGACTTTATCTCGACGCTGTTGAAGCGTGGTAAATTTGGTTTTATATTCGATATTCGTTTGATATTCGGATTTGCCTCCCCTATATCTTTGAAACAACAccaccaaaaatcacaaaagtCACACTCTCTGTTTCAGGAGAAAATGCAGATTGTACTACAACATTGTATAGTGAGTGATATGTTCATTAATTATTGTAGTGACGAGGCATTTTCTGCGAAACTAATAAGCCAGCGTTGGAAGCGCAGCTTTTTGCTagggaccgtctacaaagtCTAAAGTGCATTCTGGAGAACCAAGCATTGCTGCTGGAGCTTTTCTGCTAAGATTTTTtaatacaaacatctgtgaaattTCAATAATTTCACATTCATACTAAACCAATTTCTCCCACTTCAGAGGTTGTAGTGGTTGTCAGAGGTGTTCCCTGACTTATTACAGGTGGAATTTTTCAGAAATATCTAACCATGAGTGTACAGTAATTCAATaagttttttggaaaattactgtaaaccacacgaATGGATTTCTCTcacttcaaaggttgtagtgGATGGCAAAGGTGATCACTGACTTACTACAAGTGGAATTTCTCTgaaatatccaaccatgagTGTACAGTAATTCATTACTGAAATGATCTTGCAAATTAGGCCATGAAGTGTATATGTGACCAGAAAATGAACTCTGCAAATGAAGTAGGACAGGATAAAATATCTAACCAGTTGTCTTAACTGTAACAGAGAATGGAAAAATTACTGAGTTGGGGAGACTTCAAATGGTTGGTCAAGGTGAGAATAGTGGGCCTGAAAGCAAAACAATAAGGGCGAAGACTGGTGGCAAATAAAATCAATATCCAAAATGgataaattagaaaaaagtagtgTGTCACAGAAATGACCTGGAGACAGAAATGTGGTTCAGAATCCCAGATCATCAAGGAAGTTTAATTTAAGAatgcaaataataattattattatataatatcaaGAATGATatgttgtttgttgtttgttgtctgtatttaaacggcaggagtattaggaataaaattcatgatttagaggcttttatctcatcggactcatgatattataggaataatggaaacgtggttgagagaaaaggatggacaagaatataatatggatggttacacattgttccgtaaagaccgtataggtaagaaggcaggtggtgttgcagtatatgtaaaagaaaacttgcaggcaagggagcttactgatataagtaaaactacggaagctatatgggtaattagatgctaaaaactcaaatagcctaattgtcggtgtttgttacagagcacctaatgtagctgccaaGGAAAGCAggttgttatacagtgatattaggattatgagcaataaaaatgatgtggtagttatgggtgattttaatctaccggggatgcagtgtgTCAGCGTCCGGGTAGCGAGCTGGCGGTCAAGCAGGCAAGCAGAGCCGTGGATCGGGATTGACGGGGTTTATTCGACGAACAGGCAGGGAAATCGAGGCTGGACATCGAACAGGACAttacatcacaatgacaaatctagggtacactgactgagactaggactaaatacatgagactaggcaaacgtaacaggcaacaggtgagatacATCAGGTTTCGACAGGAGGTattgagggggcgtggcacacacgaggagcgttcggagctgaacgtgacagaacccccccccaaaggcgcgcacaccgggcgcgcccgaggggaggcgacggacgagacgaggggcaggaactgaaaaacaaaaagcaagacATC harbors:
- the LOC111847236 gene encoding acyl-CoA dehydrogenase family member 11-like isoform X2 is translated as MAAYVASLPRVGRSLRPSPGRGRLLSGSSTAFSVRGRPRTFEVHREAAEQPIFFRSSIGSFFQERPQISNPFYEDALLQKYLKRNLPFEQYDAWGHRVDRIFTCPAWNRMKEISAQEGLIAAGYERVHGEWSRVYQMSKIYLYSPSAGLYTCPLAMTDGAAKVIESLGMTEITENAFQRLTSRDPQQFWTSGQWMTERKGGSDVGSGTETIAHKQADGTYKLYGYKWFTSATDANMTLTLARVADPEGHTLQGSRGLSLFFATLRDEKGELKGIEVQRLKDKLGTRQVPTAELLLDGFPAHRISAEGRGVASIASMLTITRIHNTVSAVAAMRRIIQLGREYAKKRFVFGKFLKEHSLHVQTMARMEVETRAAFLLMMEVCRLLGREENGLASPLELHLLRLLTPVAKLYTGKQAVSVVSEGLECFGGQGYMEDTGLPTMLRDAQVLTIWEGTTNILSLDVLRCMIKSHGQVLEAFFTDVKEKLRTAKGKSALRPAVTAIDGALIRLGSFVQTSTQRLPSYTELAARDLAFSIARIYMGALMVDQAAWEGASQTDIYATLRWCEQDLCCVATKEQNGCYDSESPAADTALVYEGMPGP
- the LOC111847236 gene encoding acyl-CoA dehydrogenase family member 11-like isoform X3 produces the protein MAAYVASLPRVGRSLRPSPGRGRLLSGSSTAFSVRGRPRTFEVHREAAEQPIFFRSSIGSFFQERPQISNPFYEDALLQKYLKRNLPFEVKDAIKADLARFGERLVSEVDALGRQCEKNPPHLQQYDAWGHRVDRIFTCPAWNRMKEISAQEGLIAAGYERVHGEWSRVYQMSKIYLYSPSAGLYTCPLAMTDGAAKVIESLGMTEITENAFQRLTSRDPQQFWTSGQWMTERKGGSDVGSGTETIAHKQADGTYKLYGYKWFTSATDANMTLTLARVADPEGHTLQGSRGLSLFFATLRDEKGELKGIEVQRLKDKLGTRQVPTAELLLDGFPAHRVETRAAFLLMMEVCRLLGREENGLASPLELHLLRLLTPVAKLYTGKQAVSVVSEGLECFGGQGYMEDTGLPTMLRDAQVLTIWEGTTNILSLDVLRCMIKSHGQVLEAFFTDVKEKLRTAKGKSALRPAVTAIDGALIRLGSFVQTSTQRLPSYTELAARDLAFSIARIYMGALMVDQAAWEGASQTDIYATLRWCEQDLCCVATKEQNGCYDSESPAADTALVYEGMPGP
- the LOC111847236 gene encoding acyl-CoA dehydrogenase family member 11-like isoform X1, whose product is MAAYVASLPRVGRSLRPSPGRGRLLSGSSTAFSVRGRPRTFEVHREAAEQPIFFRSSIGSFFQERPQISNPFYEDALLQKYLKRNLPFEVKDAIKADLARFGERLVSEVDALGRQCEKNPPHLQQYDAWGHRVDRIFTCPAWNRMKEISAQEGLIAAGYERVHGEWSRVYQMSKIYLYSPSAGLYTCPLAMTDGAAKVIESLGMTEITENAFQRLTSRDPQQFWTSGQWMTERKGGSDVGSGTETIAHKQADGTYKLYGYKWFTSATDANMTLTLARVADPEGHTLQGSRGLSLFFATLRDEKGELKGIEVQRLKDKLGTRQVPTAELLLDGFPAHRISAEGRGVASIASMLTITRIHNTVSAVAAMRRIIQLGREYAKKRFVFGKFLKEHSLHVQTMARMEVETRAAFLLMMEVCRLLGREENGLASPLELHLLRLLTPVAKLYTGKQAVSVVSEGLECFGGQGYMEDTGLPTMLRDAQVLTIWEGTTNILSLDVLRCMIKSHGQVLEAFFTDVKEKLRTAKGKSALRPAVTAIDGALIRLGSFVQTSTQRLPSYTELAARDLAFSIARIYMGALMVDQAAWEGASQTDIYATLRWCEQDLCCVATKEQNGCYDSESPAADTALVYEGMPGP